Proteins co-encoded in one Deinococcus fonticola genomic window:
- a CDS encoding N-6 DNA methylase: protein MTALETPLRRTLEKKIIDARDTAEAAAQAVFDRLLVDNGKHGDAGNLKHLSDQEKLVRKGLLAKEKQLGSRDALIRECAYEQWHTMLFSRFLEANGLLVHPEHKESVTLDDLAELANEEGDADAYATAARYAAAMLPGIFRPHDPLLQVKFPTEYRQKLEALIEEIPKPTYTSDDGLGWVYQFWQTQRKKQVNESGRKIGGADISPVTQLFTEHYMVQFMLHNTIGAWWTARHPDQPLPTDKSYLRLNDDGTPAAGSFPGWPTTVKELKVIDPCCGSGHFLVAAFALLKRLRMIEEGLSEAEAGEAVLRDNLHGLELDPRCTQLAAFNLTLEAWKSGGYRPLPTPNVACSGLSISASVDDWMGLSDDGGIRSALKILHKQFQDATDLGSLINPRQSIRQELGMFADDILTTLPEQLEKALSKERSSDPAAAIFGENAQGVAKAAKLLGDTYDLVITNVPYLARGKQGDTLKTFIERRHPEAKADLATAFVQRCRDFAAPGGSYSLVTPQNWLFLGSYKRLRERLLKEQTWDWVARLGIKAFSTPMWDFNISFVTLTNKTPAKDHLMIGFDASAGKSVEEKDAALREGEVVMLGQEGQRGNPDSRISLEERSASKLLSDYAYAFKGLCTSDDDQFKQQFWERVDIDSGWAKYQGSISATSDFGGMDFILLHEDGNGRMRRLAKSQSQDKHRDLQGRGAWGKKGVAISAMRDLPATLFIGTPFDTNISVIIPDEEAHLPAIFAYCSSENYSGAVRKIDQALKVTNTSLVKVPFDLPYWQQVAAEKYPDGLPEQYSNDPTQWLFKGTVTDTTEPLQVAVARLLGYNWPEQVEDNLTPDADGIVPLQALSGEQPAHVRLQNLLAQAYGSEWNAAKLQKLLAQVGADSMEVWLRDKFFDQHSKLFHHRPFLWHIWDGRKDGFSAIVNYHALDRAKLEKLTYTYLGEWLDHQRSAISRNEKGAESRLADALTLQKKLEAILEGEPPYDIYVRWKELNEQPRGWNPDLNDGVRLNIRPFVEAGILRNKVNVKWGKDRGSDPGKKDFGEKGPQTDLEKHQSNERHNDLHFTMMQKKNADGQA, encoded by the coding sequence ATGACTGCCCTTGAAACCCCACTACGCCGCACGCTGGAAAAGAAGATCATTGACGCCCGCGATACCGCGGAGGCTGCCGCTCAGGCCGTATTTGACCGATTGCTGGTCGACAACGGGAAGCATGGCGACGCCGGGAACCTTAAGCATTTGAGTGACCAGGAGAAGCTGGTTCGTAAAGGCCTTCTGGCTAAAGAAAAACAACTTGGGAGCCGCGACGCCCTGATCCGGGAATGCGCTTACGAGCAGTGGCACACCATGCTGTTTTCCCGCTTCCTGGAAGCCAATGGCCTGCTGGTGCATCCAGAGCATAAAGAGAGTGTGACGCTGGACGACCTCGCGGAACTGGCTAACGAGGAGGGCGACGCTGACGCTTACGCCACTGCAGCCCGGTATGCCGCGGCCATGCTCCCCGGTATCTTCCGCCCGCACGACCCGCTGCTGCAGGTCAAATTCCCGACCGAGTACCGTCAGAAACTCGAAGCGTTGATCGAGGAGATTCCCAAACCAACCTACACCTCCGACGACGGCCTGGGCTGGGTCTACCAGTTCTGGCAGACGCAACGCAAAAAGCAGGTGAACGAATCAGGCCGCAAGATTGGCGGGGCCGACATTTCTCCAGTCACTCAGCTGTTCACCGAGCACTACATGGTGCAGTTCATGCTGCACAACACCATCGGCGCGTGGTGGACAGCCCGCCACCCGGATCAGCCTTTGCCCACCGACAAGAGCTACCTGCGACTGAACGACGACGGCACGCCCGCTGCTGGCTCATTCCCCGGCTGGCCCACCACCGTCAAGGAACTGAAAGTCATTGATCCGTGCTGCGGCAGCGGTCACTTTCTGGTCGCCGCGTTTGCTCTGCTGAAGCGCCTGCGGATGATCGAGGAAGGGCTGAGTGAAGCCGAAGCGGGCGAAGCGGTGCTGCGCGACAACCTGCACGGCCTGGAACTTGACCCGCGCTGCACGCAACTGGCCGCCTTCAACCTGACCCTGGAAGCCTGGAAGTCCGGCGGTTACCGCCCCCTGCCCACGCCGAATGTTGCCTGTAGCGGCCTGAGCATCAGCGCCAGCGTGGACGACTGGATGGGGCTGAGTGATGACGGTGGTATTCGCTCCGCACTCAAGATTTTGCACAAGCAATTTCAAGACGCAACGGACCTTGGGAGCCTGATCAATCCACGCCAGAGCATTCGCCAGGAACTTGGCATGTTTGCCGACGATATTTTGACCACGCTGCCTGAGCAACTTGAGAAGGCGCTGTCAAAGGAGCGTTCGTCCGACCCAGCCGCCGCCATCTTCGGGGAGAACGCGCAGGGAGTGGCGAAAGCGGCCAAATTGCTGGGAGACACTTACGATCTCGTCATTACCAACGTCCCGTACCTGGCCCGGGGCAAGCAGGGCGACACCCTGAAGACCTTCATCGAGCGGCGGCACCCGGAAGCCAAAGCCGACCTCGCCACCGCCTTTGTCCAGCGCTGCCGCGACTTTGCGGCCCCCGGCGGCAGTTACAGCCTGGTCACACCGCAGAACTGGCTGTTTCTGGGCAGCTACAAGCGCCTGCGCGAGCGGCTGCTGAAAGAACAGACCTGGGACTGGGTGGCGAGGCTGGGGATTAAAGCCTTTTCGACGCCGATGTGGGATTTCAACATCTCGTTTGTCACCCTGACGAATAAGACGCCCGCCAAAGACCATCTGATGATTGGTTTTGACGCCAGCGCAGGCAAAAGCGTTGAAGAGAAAGACGCCGCCCTGAGAGAAGGCGAGGTGGTGATGCTGGGGCAGGAGGGGCAGAGAGGGAACCCGGATTCGAGGATTAGCCTTGAGGAACGCTCTGCCTCAAAGTTGCTCAGCGATTACGCTTATGCATTTAAAGGTCTTTGCACAAGTGATGATGACCAATTTAAACAACAGTTCTGGGAGCGAGTTGATATCGACTCAGGCTGGGCAAAATATCAAGGCAGTATTTCTGCTACTTCAGACTTTGGAGGAATGGATTTCATTCTCCTGCACGAGGACGGCAACGGAAGAATGCGACGCCTTGCTAAGAGTCAATCGCAGGACAAGCATCGAGACTTACAAGGGCGTGGCGCCTGGGGGAAGAAGGGCGTAGCTATATCAGCAATGAGGGATTTGCCCGCCACTCTATTTATTGGCACTCCCTTCGATACGAATATTTCTGTAATAATTCCTGACGAAGAAGCACATTTGCCCGCAATATTTGCCTACTGCAGCTCGGAAAATTACAGCGGCGCTGTCAGAAAAATTGACCAGGCGTTGAAGGTGACTAATACATCCCTCGTCAAAGTCCCCTTCGACCTTCCCTACTGGCAGCAGGTGGCCGCCGAGAAGTACCCGGACGGCCTGCCGGAGCAGTACAGCAACGACCCCACGCAGTGGCTCTTTAAAGGCACAGTGACCGATACCACCGAGCCTTTGCAGGTGGCGGTGGCGCGGCTGCTGGGGTACAACTGGCCGGAACAGGTGGAGGACAACCTGACGCCGGATGCCGACGGCATTGTGCCGTTGCAGGCGCTTTCGGGTGAGCAGCCCGCGCATGTGCGTTTGCAGAACCTGCTGGCCCAGGCGTATGGCAGCGAGTGGAACGCGGCGAAGTTGCAGAAACTGCTGGCTCAGGTGGGGGCCGACTCGATGGAAGTCTGGCTGCGTGATAAGTTCTTCGATCAGCACAGCAAACTGTTCCATCACCGCCCCTTCCTGTGGCACATCTGGGACGGGCGCAAAGACGGCTTCAGCGCCATCGTGAACTACCACGCGCTTGACCGGGCCAAGCTGGAAAAGCTGACTTACACGTACCTGGGCGAATGGCTCGACCATCAGCGGTCAGCAATTTCTCGCAATGAGAAGGGAGCCGAGTCACGCCTGGCCGACGCCCTGACGTTGCAGAAGAAACTGGAAGCCATTCTGGAAGGCGAGCCGCCTTACGACATTTACGTGCGCTGGAAGGAACTGAATGAGCAGCCGAGAGGCTGGAACCCAGACTTGAACGACGGCGTGCGTCTGAACATCCGCCCGTTCGTGGAAGCTGGCATTCTGCGCAACAAAGTGAATGTGAAGTGGGGTAAAGACCGGGGCAGCGACCCCGGCAAGAAGGACTTCGGCGAGAAAGGCCCACAGACGGATCTGGAGAAGCACCAGAGCAACGAGCGGCACAACGACCTGCACTTCACTATGATGCAGAAGAAGAACGCGGATGGTCAGGCGTGA
- a CDS encoding DarT ssDNA thymidine ADP-ribosyltransferase family protein, whose translation MSAREQYAVLLNGRLVGNSPFIFNTRQEVERLVLLLGHITGARASAVQRGWVQKNAPPFDLQQVSSWLDQYGPQLMQRAYRRPDDVPQVTLRELVWPPDAWGESNSVQYSANSDTVHYAFPPLEDLPDGAEYPEFRDGPDGNLFDIITASHDLDEWNVSRSPSSHCIKVDGGWIDVSDLKHLHGGVQYRHRPLSELPELDPVSKLPMTKAQETSSERTTLQTPPPVSLITPPTKPQVQVAPTADWDFDDFPTDDELDTAHSIPHTALVTPDPAATNVYEIRWNDQVLGGQAFQFESRAAALQLLRHLHGVVPGVVSLVEAHSGSKFDATLLLDWLMGHGQASLREVAGPLSSRLGLRIPIPDLAPATGTVCKFEIEGHVIVNCAIAFTSVEASQALRKALSDTLRKSVTSYSSSDRLARPFDLVWFAAEVEWVGWVNPVHAATWQSDLARSFQHHLRQNPPRFRVLIPSFKVNVRYIPDVESPVRSREDELRRLVEDRGIRHLVHFTRLENLPGILKHGILSRGVLGDQGCVWNDGWRGDGRRHANCLSVSYPNYKMFYNYRQQVGGSWAVLLLDPCLLWELDCGFTEVNAASTGVAQRTEASLKTVDAFEALFQNDELRRKLLLPSRYPTNPQAEVLVFEGIHPTFIQEIHLEEHLDASFPLSYEDHIITMKTDTRYFWGRHDYEYWRNPLAF comes from the coding sequence ATGAGCGCCAGGGAACAGTACGCTGTCCTGTTGAATGGTCGGCTGGTCGGCAACAGTCCTTTTATCTTCAATACCCGCCAAGAGGTGGAACGCCTCGTGCTGCTGCTGGGCCACATCACGGGAGCACGGGCGTCCGCAGTTCAGCGTGGCTGGGTGCAGAAAAACGCGCCACCGTTCGATTTACAGCAGGTGAGTTCCTGGCTTGACCAATACGGCCCACAGTTAATGCAACGTGCTTACCGCCGCCCGGATGATGTACCGCAGGTTACGCTACGCGAACTGGTGTGGCCCCCGGATGCCTGGGGAGAGAGCAACTCTGTTCAGTACAGCGCGAACAGCGACACCGTTCACTACGCTTTTCCACCTCTGGAGGACTTGCCGGACGGTGCAGAGTATCCGGAGTTCCGGGATGGCCCGGACGGGAACCTGTTTGACATCATCACTGCTTCACATGATCTGGATGAGTGGAATGTGTCGCGCAGTCCTTCCTCTCACTGCATCAAGGTGGATGGCGGATGGATTGACGTTTCCGACCTGAAGCATCTGCATGGCGGCGTGCAGTACCGTCACCGGCCACTTTCCGAGCTTCCTGAACTCGACCCAGTTAGTAAGTTGCCGATGACGAAGGCGCAGGAAACGTCGTCTGAAAGGACAACTCTTCAAACGCCGCCCCCGGTTTCACTCATCACGCCACCCACAAAACCACAGGTTCAGGTAGCTCCTACAGCGGATTGGGACTTTGATGATTTCCCAACAGATGATGAACTGGATACAGCGCACAGCATTCCCCACACAGCTCTGGTGACGCCAGACCCGGCGGCAACGAACGTCTATGAGATTCGCTGGAATGACCAGGTTCTTGGGGGACAGGCTTTCCAGTTCGAATCCCGTGCCGCTGCCCTCCAGCTGCTCCGCCACCTGCATGGTGTGGTTCCTGGTGTGGTTTCCCTTGTGGAGGCTCACTCCGGCTCAAAGTTCGATGCTACGTTGCTTCTCGACTGGTTGATGGGTCATGGTCAAGCGAGCCTGCGCGAGGTCGCTGGGCCGCTGAGTTCCCGGCTGGGCCTTCGTATACCAATTCCCGACCTGGCTCCAGCGACCGGTACAGTGTGCAAGTTCGAGATTGAAGGACACGTGATCGTCAACTGCGCCATTGCATTCACCTCTGTAGAGGCCAGTCAGGCTTTACGAAAAGCCCTCAGTGACACCCTGCGGAAGTCCGTTACGAGTTACAGTAGTTCAGATCGACTGGCCCGCCCTTTTGACCTGGTGTGGTTCGCTGCTGAAGTGGAATGGGTAGGCTGGGTGAATCCCGTACATGCAGCCACCTGGCAGAGTGACCTGGCGCGATCTTTCCAGCACCATTTGCGGCAGAACCCCCCACGCTTCCGCGTGCTCATTCCTTCGTTCAAAGTGAACGTCAGGTACATTCCCGACGTAGAAAGTCCAGTTCGGTCGCGTGAAGATGAACTGCGTAGACTCGTGGAGGATCGGGGGATTCGGCACCTCGTGCATTTCACGCGGCTAGAGAACCTCCCCGGCATTCTGAAACATGGCATTCTCAGTCGCGGTGTGCTGGGCGACCAGGGGTGCGTCTGGAATGACGGCTGGCGCGGTGATGGTCGGCGTCACGCCAATTGCCTGAGCGTGTCCTACCCGAATTACAAGATGTTCTACAACTACCGCCAGCAGGTGGGTGGAAGCTGGGCGGTTCTCCTGCTTGATCCCTGTTTGTTATGGGAACTGGACTGCGGCTTCACTGAAGTGAACGCAGCTTCCACGGGCGTGGCTCAGCGCACGGAAGCATCCCTGAAAACTGTGGATGCCTTCGAGGCCCTGTTTCAGAACGATGAATTACGCCGGAAGTTACTTCTGCCGTCCCGCTACCCCACCAACCCACAGGCGGAAGTGCTCGTCTTTGAAGGCATCCATCCCACCTTTATTCAGGAAATTCACCTTGAAGAACATCTGGATGCCTCTTTCCCACTGTCCTATGAAGATCACATCATTACGATGAAAACGGACACCAGGTACTTCTGGGGGCGACATGACTACGAGTACTGGCGTAATCCGTTAGCTTTCTAG
- a CDS encoding HNH endonuclease has translation MKRRWYALLAETDSYAPGVHFLNWDQELRPELDRLGISYELAQGFGTELEAQNHIEQHGDKLRFNAGTERHRKARAQRGRCWYCGRILNMQTTRQDDSAEIEHQTPRSRGLPICTQDRNKVTSCRACNNSAGNGKGDRTLAEYRAHLLKNMPGKAHLFFYGEWLDLVRLAQAGRFGMKGLQRVTYTFVLHHERTLGFPQELLLVDLAGSA, from the coding sequence ATGAAGCGCCGCTGGTACGCTCTGCTGGCAGAAACGGATTCCTATGCGCCTGGTGTTCATTTCCTGAACTGGGATCAGGAACTCCGGCCAGAACTGGACAGGCTGGGTATTTCCTACGAACTGGCGCAGGGTTTCGGCACGGAATTGGAAGCGCAGAACCATATTGAGCAGCATGGCGACAAGCTTAGGTTCAACGCGGGAACAGAACGGCACCGGAAGGCCAGGGCGCAACGCGGGCGCTGCTGGTACTGCGGACGCATCCTGAACATGCAAACCACCCGGCAGGACGACAGCGCCGAGATCGAGCACCAGACCCCGCGGTCAAGAGGTCTGCCCATCTGTACCCAGGATCGCAACAAGGTCACCAGTTGCCGCGCCTGTAACAACTCCGCCGGGAACGGTAAGGGCGACCGCACGCTGGCGGAGTACCGCGCTCATCTGCTGAAAAACATGCCCGGCAAGGCCCACCTATTCTTCTACGGCGAGTGGCTTGACCTGGTGCGGCTGGCGCAGGCGGGCAGGTTCGGTATGAAAGGCCTGCAGCGCGTGACGTACACCTTCGTTCTACACCATGAAAGGACACTCGGCTTCCCGCAGGAGCTTCTGCTGGTTGACCTTGCAGGGTCTGCATGA